The nucleotide sequence tctaaaataatattatgtacaaattaatatcgcatatatcgtaaatataataacacgtgtaatataaataGCCTCGTAGATTGCAGATGTTTACATGTTTCACGATTTAATCGTTAATAATGTTAACGAccattagtaatattaatacgaACCCATTGACGCAACAATTCAATGCACATATATTCGTCGCATATCCTTAAAGCTATTGAATGATATACTTGATCAGAAGTTAGAAAGCAATTTCAACAATGCGAGCAAATGGAAATTCAGGGCGACGTAAACGAAAGCAAATGCACATGCAGCGAATGCACAAGCGCGTGTAGGAGGAGTGTAATATAGCGAAAATCTAGCTCGAGAGCCAGGTCGAGAGATCGCAGCCACAGGAGATGCAAAACGCGTTGAGAATCACTTACGTTCGGCGACCGAGGATTCCTTCGGCGCGTCGCTGTCCGAGCTGATCGGCGAGTAGAAGGTCGGATCGCCTTCCTGACTGGATCTGTCGGGCGTATAACACTCGGGCGAGTCGATAGTGTCGATACCCTGCGAAATCGCGAGGCGTTCTTCTACCTTATCGCGGCTCTCCTTGGCCGACGATCTCTAAATACGTTGAACAAGTTCGTTGAACATTTACGTGTTGCGTAAAGAATCGATCCTAAAGTACCGTCAAcgttcctcgatgtcgattcCGTTCCGCTCTCGTATCGCGCGAAAAATTCGCGTAGgacatatttcatatacataaatatacaaggatataaaattttgctgtTTTTAATTGCTTTCGTTGCGTTGTGTTATTAGCGTTTCGCTCTGTTTGACGGAATAGCTGAAATACAGTACGGCAGAATtcattaaagaatttattaacgcAAAGGTATCGCGCGTCTACTTCGCTTGTGTATGCGCTTGCTCGTTTAGAGCGTAAATCTCGAGTGAACGCGAGGCAGCCACGTGTGTCGACTTCTTTTATTCCTTATTCTTCATAAAGACAATCCTAAAGGGCATTTTTCGAGGTGTTTACCTTCTCGCAATCCAGCTCGACGGTTTCCTCCTGGGGAGCTGGTGCGGAAGTCTGCTCGGCATTCAGAAACCGCTCGATATTGGTTTTGAGGAACTTTTTAGCGTCTTCTTGGACGTCGTGAACCTCAGTCGGAGACACGTTGCCGTCGTCGCTGTTCTCGTCGCTGCTCGTGTCGCTCGAAAAGCCGCATTTGGCCGGCTGAAAAGATAGCGAAAACGTGGCCAGATAAATATTCCCTATCGTGCAAAAGCACATACATGTGCAACATTggaactaaaaatataaatgaagcGAGCGCGGCGTATCGTCGAAGCAGCTGCGGGCTATCTGTCGCAGAAGGGTCAAGTCACAGAGTTTTCTTCGAATCCGCAAATTGATTGTAAACGTGAAACTCCGCTTGAATCGACTACGAATTTAATGATAGCGTCCAGGATGAGAAAATGAATATCAGATGACATATGATACTTGGTCACTCACATCGAAATCCTCATCGCCCTCGCTATTCTCCAAAGCAAGTCGATCGATCTTCTCATTCAGAGtctccttcttctcctctttctccgaTTCGCTCGATGAGTCTTTTAATTTTGCTGTAGACTCCGTCGATTCCGTCACTGATTTTTCTTCTAATGCCGTTACCTTgaatcgaatattttattagtttcaatataacaaagataattcttaaaaCAGAGTTTCAACGAATAAATTCACATTTACGATTATCTTAGATACTTGTCTCTcgagatttttaataatagatacGCACAGATGAATCCGCCGAAAGATATTAATCTGtagaataaacatttagaAACACAAAATACATGCCAACAAGAGAGCACTCGAAATACTCGGAGAAAGAATAGATCAcgatatttttagataattatacaataaaaaaatgcaattaaacatacgtgatttatatttataatatataaagtgtaAGATCAATAACGAATGCGTTCTACTTACTGGATCGGGATCGAGGACGCTACTAACGTGAATTTTGGTGGGCGGTGGTGACAGAGAAGGTTTGGATGCATCCAGGCAGGATAAGCTCGACAAAGTCAGCCGAATGGACTTGATCAGAGCCTTCTTAGCCTCGTTGATTGACGATCTCTTGTCCTACACCCACCATCGAGACTATTATCgtgctaattttattatctttctaCAGTCGTTGCATTCGCTACATTTCACCGACAAACAAAACGCGCGTCTTACCTTCGTCTCGTATCTCTCTTTCGTTCCTTTGTTCATTCCTTTGTTTAGATACCTGCGACATATCTGCACGAATTTTACCTGCCGAAAAAGTGAATTACAATGAGAGGATTATAAAAGAGGATTAGAACGAGTTGGAAGAATGCGCgcgctaataaaataaacacttAACGAATTCTAAAACCGCTCGTGTTTTATAATGGAAAAATCAACGTGATATAAAGTTTGTTTCCGccgatctttattttttttttaactaacaCGACAATGTTAATGTTAAAtgtgtaatttatgtaaagatGAACGTACCATTCCGCTCGGCGTGATTTCAGGGTAACACAATATGTAACCACCTATATTCAGTGTCGCTCTGATCACCCGCAGCAGCACTAAACTCGGCAAGAACAAGAGCCATGGCAACGGTCTCACGAGTTCCGGTTTTCCCGAGTCTTTCCGGTTCTCGTCTGAAATAACGATCAAGCTCGGTCACCGAGAAAACTATTTTTCGTCGTTAAAACCATTCGTACCTCCTCTGACTTCCTGCCTAGGTAGACTCCATTCCGCACATTTCTCTACAACCCACAGGAAATTATCCATAAGTCTCAGCGCTGTTTGGCCCAATCTGCTTTGCACCACGATTGACTGCAGCAATTTCAGTTCAATCCAAATACAATTCTCTTGCGGTGTCTCGTCGACTGCCTAACGACACGAGTGAACAATATAATTTGCTCGTTCACCGGGATATATTTCtacagaatataattttcgaatGCTTACTGTCTTTGACGAACTTGCCATGGCCATGTTTATGTCGGAAGTAAATCAACACCTAGAAAGATATTTGAGCCAGCGTAAATCGGCTTGTTTGCGttaattatcgatttaattctaAGGCGACTACagcgcttttttttattataagtgtatttttcttttatggaAAATGTATAGTTATTCAGAGATTGTTGATAATAGCGTTGTTTCAATCATTTCTGATGCTATACCGTTTGTTTTCCATCAACTATAAGCGAATGTTTAATAAGATTCAGATGTGAAGATTTTCCGTAAAATGTGAATGCTCGCGTGCCACGGGATTTCTGCAATGGATCCGAGTAATGTTTATACGGAGACAGTAAGCTGATGATCCGCTGATAGTCCACGATCAGAGgacatgaataaaattttccctCATTAAGTCTTAATGACTCAAGTTAAGTCCTAATGACTcagaaatgcaaaatagaCAATGAAGAAAGCGAcgatgataatattattatcaggAAGGCACGACCTCGGCTTATCAGGGCGGAACGCCAAAAGAAATTCCAATAACGGCGTATTTTCGTCGCTAAAACATAATATGCACTCGATCACTGACAGACTAATTTAGATCGCCGAAAAATATTCAGAAGTTAtgttttatggattttatCACGCGGCATTTTAATCTATACCGCGCAGTTTCTCTTGGAACATTcgtatatacctatatgttACACCATagtgatatatatttccaGCAATTCTTATGATTTCATCaaaacaaaattgatttttaatttacaaatgtatTACAAAGCACCGCAAAAGAATATACTTAAGAATAATTAAGTTGAGActcaagttattttaatgcTTGCAATTTTAAAGCATGTCATTTTAATCGTCggataaatttatgtatacgtGCCGATTTATTTACAGATGGGATAGAATTTGTTGTAAACTTACAGACGAAGACGGTCTTCGCTAAATGTCCACGAGATATGCTGATGCAATTTAATCTATctcgattttataaaattgagcACGTCAACTTAAAAATCCTCGCCAGAAAAATGCCGCGTGCGTGATATACAAGTGCAAATGATatacaagtaaaaataatgtagGTACTGACTAAGCTTTATCAACATTTTTCtcgtatataacattttttaatttaaccgaTAATGACAAATGTAGTTTTCCTCTCGCAAGTCAAATGAATGACTAAACGATATTGATAGGGCATTATAGAATAATTTGTCGCAATGAATGGTGAAAACATTTAGGAAGTTACGTGTACgttaaaacaaacaaaatgtttatttaattgtataattttaatttgttctgAATCCCAATAGTCTAtctatgaaattaattacataaaatggACCGACAaatggaatatatgtataataatttaatatattgactAATATGggcatgtaataatttaacggATTGATTAATAGTTAGACTTTAATCACAGAGTCGATGTGTTGTAATATAACTTGAACTTTAAATTAGCGAAGTGTCGATATTATTAACAGACGCAATTAAAACTTGTATTcgctttaaatatttaatgttccAAGATATGATCTGAGAGCAAAGTTTACAAATTGGAGACACGCGATTAATAACATGACATCTTATACATAGTATccgtgaaattttattcggTTGTACTTTCCTTGACTTCGGAAGTCCATGGTCAAATAACATCTTAGGCAACAGTTTACATTACACATGCCGAGTGATAATTAAGAATTGTCTGTGCGATGTCTAGTAAAAATCTAACTATCCTCTTACTCACTCGTTTACATCGTGACCACGATAACGGAGTTACTCGTCGTCACGATGTTTGTCTTTTTCGGCTTTTATCGTGTTTTTGTTTGATTCGTGTAGTAGGTCCTCTTGACCGTCAAATCTTGTGCCGCCTATCGgcacaatataaaagaaataatttttttttccgttgAACACACACAGTGAGCGTGGTGTCTGTACACACGCGCGAGTAATCCAGGAGAATGTGAAATCTTTCAGCTGTATTATTTCAACCGCTTTGAACAGATCGAGCCGCCGATtgcataaattacatataatagcATAATTGGTTATTATTCTTCAAAGTGTATCTAACGTTACTAAGTTGCGTATTTTTAGaggaaaaaattacgtaaaaattattattattcaggTAGTGAATTGTTTGTAAGTGCCTTCTAAGGCATTctcttattatatttgcaattatgtTATTTGATCACCAACAACAGTGATGAATTTTCTTGCAAACGCAACAATTATCTGAGAGAAATTGCTACGgcataaatagtaaaaataaaaattaatcgtgGCTGCAAATCGTTTATCTCTTCTTCGTCGATAAATTAACTAGCGCTGGAATTCGTGTCGAAACACATCATTATTTGTCAAAATCTAACACACTGTTGACTCTACTAGATAATTCAATACGAGTGTTTAGAATGTTTGGGTCAGAAAGGACAGACTTTGAAATAGCATCATATCACTGTTCAATACATAAATTTCCAATTAATATCGCGAAGCTATTTATCTACAAATCACAGAAAGTCTTATTAAACAATCGACTCtttcagttttataaaaattggtaGATATAATCTTTCTTAATACATCGAATAACATCATAATCTGTTTAAAGCGcagaataatagaaaatttttccaCCAGTTATTGATAAAGCTTCTTCGGTATACGAAGCATGATTTTTGTAGCCTACCTGtctttaaactttaacttgAATTACCTCTCGTTGCGAATACAAAGACTGGATAGAGAACTATcgctgctactgctactgacTGTAATCTTCGTCGCAATCACGTGCTGTAACGTCCTAGAACCGTGTCCTTTGCGATCGCTAGCTGTACTCTTGGATGAGTACTCAATCACGCGCGAACGGAGCCGACACTTTCGTGACTGCGAGATGTTGAGCGCGAACTGAGAAAGCAGAAGTTTCACGGACAGTAACGTAACAACGATCGAGAGCGTGTAAGCGGCGccttacatatatgtatataagagtCCGCAGCGATTTTTGGGGTCCCGAGAAGAGAATCAAGCCTGTGAAACGCGGCGATGTATTTCTTCGCGCTAGATCGCATGCGAGCTAGTTAATAGAAATGCGTCACGCAACATacatttctaacaaaatatttcgaagAAACGCATCATCTGTCGCAAGcagcttaaaaaaattaaactcaatCTACTGACAGAAAAGTATCACAGAAATGTTTCGGCTGatcaattatttacttaaaatatatttatactgatatttttttaatttttaaagtactatttataaatctttgaAGCGCACATTAACGAGATTTACAATCGCATCGTTTATCTTCATTAACATATCTACTTTGCACTCTTAATATACATCTTGCaatgatatatgaaaaaattttgcgtCATTTATTACGTCAGTGctcatcaaaattaattttttacagcggataatttatttgatagaTAGCTTTGCTTTTTATacggttttatttaattctactaTGATTTATACGATTGTAACTTAACTTTATTCAAGAcgtctctctctatcttttttttctcgtgaatttaaattaaaagcggtcgatttaaaaattactttaatttaaattaaaagattataatttcaGATATTATCAGTCTTGCATAAAGTATTTCGTCACATAAGAGGATTCAAAAATAATCCGCATTTTAGTCGattttattaaacgtttattatatcggcattaaaattttaaattttgaagcaCATATGCGCGCATACAGAGCAATGAAAAGAGCGCAAGCCAAACTGTATCCTTCTTCTTCGCTGGAACTTAAAGACGCAGCACGTAGTGTAAATTACATCCTAGACAATTATTTCACGATGATTGACGCTTTTCGCTTAAATTAATTCGATTATGACGCATCTACAATCAATGTTGATCTCGACAGTCGAAACTAATAATATTGAAAGCACACAACATGCCAAAAACACGTAAGCGTTTACAAAACGTCTACATGCCGTAATCCTTTCGCTCGTTGTCCCTCTCACTCGTCTGCTCTCGgaacgtataattttataaactttttttttttttttacgaaagtGAAACATAGTGTCGCAATCGACGGTATTcctacaatataatttaagaaacaGTTCGCATTTACTCGTGCGATTCTGAgtatttttacatcaaattcACCGCGTTTTAAGGCCATCATATCCCGAGAGACTGTCATGGAGATGCAAacataatcatttattttctaaaatcgaTTTGTACGGGATAAACATTAATAGATGAATCTTTCAATATAACTTTAGTCTAACTTTAGTCTTTCACATCTTTGTAATTCAATAATCGAGTGTATAAGCGTACCATTTTGTCTCGCAATCTGCCTTCACGAAGCGCACACTGTctaatttattgaaatcaaAATATCTTGACGCTATGCATGTTTGGTTTGTGTCTCTACGAATATGTTGTGTAGTAGCTTCTATGATAGAATGTCAAAGCGGAATTGAATCTTAACATTATGTATCCAAATTATATCTCGCTGACAATGAAAACTTACTTCACACGAAACCATGAGTGCATCGGGCATATTGCACATAGAAAACGAGTGGAAACAGATTGAGCGGCTTTCGACCGAGCTTCTCAGTAGgattaatatttcagatgACTCCAAATAGATTTcataatacaaaattgttgACGGGAGCTTCGTGATTCATTATCGATACAAACTTAATACAATTACAAACAAAACACTCacgcatttaaaaaaagtgtagTTAACGTAACTCGCTACGTAACAGTACGGATGTAGATAACATTGATAGGTATCGGTATCCATAAATTGTCGAGGCAATTCGAGAGCCATTGGTCTTCGGAACTCTACCATTTTAACGCTATAAggaattgtaataatttgtgaTGGATTACTAGTTGACTTTCTTCTTCTAATTTCCATCATTTCTCTCCTTTCGTCAACGGCCAATAAAGAACAAGTTATTCAAGTGCACTACTCAACTTAAATCTATTCTAATATAGTGCGAATCTTAATGATTTCGGTGAACTTTATTAACAAAACGTATGCACAATCGGCGTTAAAACTGTTGAATTTGCTCATGTAAAATagcttatataataattatgcaagGGATAGTGATACTGGCTCACAGGCATGGTAAACTGAAACGCACTTGGATAATTTGCTGTCGTTCATTTCGATTACACATCGGTAAATAAAAAAGGTTAATATTCCTCCTCATCGTCGGGCGCAAGTCCGTCGCCTTCCAATTCTTCGGGTGGCGCAAAACCATcctgaaaagaaaagatagatAGAGATATTACTTGAGGCATTTATCCGAAGGGAAAGAATTGCaaacttattataaaaataaaaattacctcTGTTGCATAAAGGACTTCTAAAATTTTCTGTATAATAGGTGGTGGATCGCCGCCGTTGTCGCAATCTTGGCACATGACTTCTATGTCACGTAATTTTCCGAAGTAGAaatctctctccttttccagACCTTCGACTGACATTTTCAGTTCAACCAACTGAAacattgcattaatttttattaagagataatacatagaaaaaaaaaacatttattgccataaatatcttttgaataaaatgtatgtataataccTGTGCACTAAGTTCCTCAATTTTTCCGTTATCGCCACGGTTGCCGACTGTGGTTTTGGGTGGCGCACGGTACGGCGGCTGAACTTTATTTActagataaaagaaatatataatgctTTAAAATATCATGTTGAAAAATCATTAAGTAATTATGTATACTTCtgcaatataaattagaataatttgtAACTTGTGTAGAAATTAACAAAGCTACCTAAACATGTAAATATACAAGCTATTTTGCGACAAGCAAAACAATGCATGCAGAAATATGGTTCAAAATCATGCACAACATGTGTATTTTACAATCATAACAAATTGGGGAAATGTAttatggaaatatttatatatataaatgaaatctttgcattatgtaataaaagaaaatcgcAAGGCAAGTGttcctaagaaataaaaaaaatgataggtTCTCATATTACGTATTAACTTGTAGAATAATGTGTATTGACAAATTTTGATAGCGATTATAGACTAATGTTGATACAGACGATTATCATAAATTAGTGGAAGCTATAATACTTGCATCAGAGTGAGGGAACAATATATTGTGACTACATATCTCATTCTCATAATTATGTGTTCACTGAAATTTTGCCTGTCTTAATTATGTTCTCATGTACTGCGATAATCAGTATTAATGAAGTTACCACTCAGACATTGTAATCAGTGAATACAGAAACTACTAGGAACACACACATAATTTACTCTATACTTTCCTTCATATACCtcagtatttaaaatatatacggaGCTAGAGAAGCAAAATATAAGTGACGAGAGTTAcagttaaaaacaaaaagagatattGAATTTCACCTAAAATGTTTGTACTATCTGCACGCATGGTAGATGGTTGTCCCTCACCTAAAGGCAAATTTCATTTCAAGTTATTGAGGACATATTATGCAATAACCCATAATTGAAACtcctgttgaaatatttagcaACGGGGAAGTAAATTCAGTTCCCATGTCACGGATTATAAAGttatagtataaatttttgatctgTTTAATCTCCCTACCGACTTGATATTTACTTTGTAATCATTACCTTGCCTGCTGCAGTAAGGTCAGCCAAATTTTCATAACGGATCAAAGGATAATCAAGCAATCAAGTCATTGTCAATTATTGATTAGTACAAAATCTGTGTTAACGTACAAGTTTCAAATTGTACTTGTAAAAaggctatatatatatctctctctataATATCAGATCtcactctctttttttaaatggtgttAAAACTCAAATTTCTTTATGTCAAAAAGTAAAGTCATTAAATGATGTACCAGTAGTACGAGGAGCCGGTTTAGCTGAATTTACTGTGTCACGTGGAGAAGCACGTTTCATGTTAGAACCACCACGAGGTGCATTACTTCCGCCACTACCCATAGGCTCCCCTCCTCGCATAGCAAGCGCATCGTACGGCTCCGCTCCCGAGTAGTTTGCATCAAAGAATTTCTTGAACCATTGCAAAAACTCAAAGTTGTCTTGGAACCTGCCTTTCACCAGCCTATCAATTGGCACAATCTGCAAAGGAGGAGTGGAACACGTGTgcaacaaaagaaaataaaacaaaattaaatacaaacgaattttgaataaacttgtatattaaaattaaccggTTTTAACACTAGAAAATAACATTACTTTATGAcacactattaaaaataagcagCTCTAGAACTCTTCCTATCGCTCTGCAGTAAATCTAACAGTAAATCAGGATAAGTGCGGAGGCAACATTTAACATCCTAATCTATGTATACTTGGGAAAATTATCTCAACGATACATATccaaagatttatatataaatatatgcaacaAATTTCAGTACATCTCCCATAGATCAGATCGATTTAGACGAGTTAAAAATGTTCATATCTCTATGATGTGGAAAATTGAAGAGTGCGTGTAACGTGAAGTATGTGTGTTTGCAtgtaacattgtaaaaaaaatagcttgTAACACGTTTATGCACATAGACTAAAAGTAACGTGATGATCGAAACAAATCGAGATACAATActattgcaatataaattgcatGTGCATGTGCATGTACACGTGTAGGATGATTCTATCCAAATatctctctaaaaaaaaaacatacaacAGCATGCAAGAAGCGACCGTGTAAAATCGAGATCTGCAACAATATACCCTGTTGCTGCCGCGGAACGATGTTACGTTGCTGTATCTGTCTTTGTTGGATTTGCGGTTGTTTCGATTGCGGCGGCAACGGTACCAACTGAGGATTCGACAAAGTGTGCGTCCCGTCCACGCCGGAACCTAGCGGTATGCAGCCGCGCGCGTCGTAAGCGTCATATTCACGCCCATCGTAATTTGCGTCGAAAAACTTTTTGAACCACTGTAGAAACTCAAAGTTATCTTGAAAGCGCCCTTTTATCAGCTTGTCCACTGGTATTACCTGAACCATTTCCATCACGGTCGTATCATTACGATTTTTCATCCAGCCTTGCGTAAAGTTACGCTATTACACGCGGGACAatgtcgatttttttttctttagatcTTGAAGCAACGTCGCAGTTTATATATCACGCGTAACGCAACGGCTTAccttttaatatttctctaaaaatCATCTTTATTCTTATGGATAAATGTGTCTTGCCACATTATTTTACTGTCTTTAAAGCGATTTGATCAGAGATAGCGAGGGAGAAGAGAATAGTCTGCTTGCCCTTACCTTGTCCACGTTCATCTTTTTGAAGCCACCTTGgagaattttgaaattctGTATATATTCGTGCTCCAGATTAGTCTTGAACTTGACCCTTTTCAAGGGTACACTGCCGGGGAAGAGCATGTCCATGAACTGACAATAGACCGCACCGGTGCACAGCTCCTCGATCTTGGTGAACGAGGATTGCAGGCAGTCATTTACCCACGCGAGCATGTCGTGACGACTTAGATTGTCGGATGTCATATTTGTGGCGTACACGTTTACAGCCATGTTGCTGCGTTTGCTTTAACTGAAAAGTACAGAATAACAGATTAGAATTTCAAGTGTTGGCGATATTTTGGCGATGCCGAGGGACGCAATAACAAGACGGCGAGCGTTAGACGCGACGCGTTCATCAGTTTCGAGATCGGGAGATTCGCTATCACGATTATTGTCGGCTTCCGGCGACCGGGACCGGAGGAAGGACAAAACCGCGGGATTGCACCGCGACTCCGGTATAAATAAAGTCGGCGGGCGGGATCGTGGGCAATAACCGAGGCGGTGCGGCACGCCAGGAATCGCCGTCCCGCTGGATATCCGGACGACCGAACTCCAGGATATCCTGAGACGGACGGCATTCCATTCGCTTTTTTTGGGGGGAAGAGGCGAGGAAGGGGGGTACGAAACTGTCGCGGTCGACATATTCGGCATTCTTTATTCCTCGTGCGCCCGCGATTCCGGCCCGCGCGAGACCGCCGCTCTCCCGGGGCGGCCTCGCGCCACCGCCCCGCACGCCCGGGGTTAGTCCGCCGCGTCCGGGCGGGGTACCTAGCGACGGCCAGCCGTCGGCCCGGCCGCCGCGACTTCCACGCACGACTTACCCGAGGATCGCGAAAACACGGTTAACACGC is from Temnothorax longispinosus isolate EJ_2023e chromosome 10, Tlon_JGU_v1, whole genome shotgun sequence and encodes:
- the Eb1 gene encoding microtubule-associated protein RP/EB family member 1 isoform X3, with product MAVNVYATNMTSDNLSRHDMLAWVNDCLQSSFTKIEELCTGAVYCQFMDMLFPGSVPLKRVKFKTNLEHEYIQNFKILQGGFKKMNVDKIVPIDRLVKGRFQDNFEFLQWFKKFFDANYSGAEPYDALAMRGGEPMGSGGSNAPRGGSNMKRASPRDTVNSAKPAPRTTVNKVQPPYRAPPKTTVGNRGDNGKIEELSAQLVELKMSVEGLEKERDFYFGKLRDIEVMCQDCDNGGDPPPIIQKILEVLYATEDGFAPPEELEGDGLAPDDEEEY
- the LOC139821084 gene encoding uncharacterized protein isoform X1, with translation MAMASSSKTAVDETPQENCIWIELKLLQSIVVQSRLGQTALRLMDNFLWVVEKCAEWSLPRQEVRGDENRKDSGKPELVRPLPWLLFLPSLVLLRVIRATLNIGGYILCYPEITPSGMVKFVQICRRYLNKGMNKGTKERYETKDKRSSINEAKKALIKSIRLTLSSLSCLDASKPSLSPPPTKIHVSSVLDPDPVTALEEKSVTESTESTAKLKDSSSESEKEEKKETLNEKIDRLALENSEGDEDFDPAKCGFSSDTSSDENSDDGNVSPTEVHDVQEDAKKFLKTNIERFLNAEQTSAPAPQEETVELDCEKRSSAKESRDKVEERLAISQGIDTIDSPECYTPDRSSQEGDPTFYSPISSDSDAPKESSVAEQCTTRKSLKTNEFINGEARFISASTISESKSPGETNNGAVMQKRSTNVSKCHKGKRTSHGNRKKK
- the LOC139821084 gene encoding uncharacterized protein isoform X4, with the protein product MAMASSSKTAVDETPQENCIWIELKLLQSIVVQSRLGQTALRLMDNFLWVVEKCAEWSLPRQEVRGDENRKDSGKPELVRPLPWLLFLPSLVLLRVIRATLNIGGYILCYPEITPSGMVKFVQICRRYLNKGMNKGTKERYETKDKRSSINEAKKALIKSIRLTLSSLSCLDASKPSLSPPPTKIHVSSVLDPDPVTALEEKSVTESTESTAKLKDSSSESEKEEKKETLNEKIDRLALENSEGDEDFDPAKCGFSSDTSSDENSDDGNVSPTEVHDVQEDAKKFLKTNIERFLNAEQTSAPAPQEETVELDCEKRSSAKESRDKVEERLAISQGIDTIDSPECYTPDRSSQEGDPTFYSPISSDSDAPKESSVAEQSKSPGETNNGAVMQKRSTNNDRISQSMMITCGEAK
- the LOC139821084 gene encoding uncharacterized protein isoform X3 yields the protein MAMASSSKTAVDETPQENCIWIELKLLQSIVVQSRLGQTALRLMDNFLWVVEKCAEWSLPRQEVRGDENRKDSGKPELVRPLPWLLFLPSLVLLRVIRATLNIGGYILCYPEITPSGMVKFVQICRRYLNKGMNKGTKERYETKDKRSSINEAKKALIKSIRLTLSSLSCLDASKPSLSPPPTKIHVSSVLDPDPVTALEEKSVTESTESTAKLKDSSSESEKEEKKETLNEKIDRLALENSEGDEDFDPAKCGFSSDTSSDENSDDGNVSPTEVHDVQEDAKKFLKTNIERFLNAEQTSAPAPQEETVELDCEKRSSAKESRDKVEERLAISQGIDTIDSPECYTPDRSSQEGDPTFYSPISSDSDAPKESSVAEQSKSPGETNNGAVMQKRSTNVSKCHKGKRTSHGNRKKK
- the Eb1 gene encoding microtubule-associated protein RP/EB family member 1 isoform X2, which codes for MAVNVYATNMTSDNLSRHDMLAWVNDCLQSSFTKIEELCTGAVYCQFMDMLFPGSVPLKRVKFKTNLEHEYIQNFKILQGGFKKMNVDKVIPVDKLIKGRFQDNFEFLQWFKKFFDANYDGREYDAYDARGCIPLGSGVDGTHTLSNPQLVPLPPQSKQPQIQQRQIQQRNIVPRQQQVNKVQPPYRAPPKTTVGNRGDNGKIEELSAQLVELKMSVEGLEKERDFYFGKLRDIEVMCQDCDNGGDPPPIIQKILEVLYATEDGFAPPEELEGDGLAPDDEEEY
- the LOC139821084 gene encoding uncharacterized protein isoform X2 — translated: MAMASSSKTAVDETPQENCIWIELKLLQSIVVQSRLGQTALRLMDNFLWVVEKCAEWSLPRQEVRGDENRKDSGKPELVRPLPWLLFLPSLVLLRVIRATLNIGGYILCYPEITPSGMVKFVQICRRYLNKGMNKGTKERYETKDKRSSINEAKKALIKSIRLTLSSLSCLDASKPSLSPPPTKIHVSSVLDPDPVTALEEKSVTESTESTAKLKDSSSESEKEEKKETLNEKIDRLALENSEGDEDFDPAKCGFSSDTSSDENSDDGNVSPTEVHDVQEDAKKFLKTNIERFLNAEQTSAPAPQEETVELDCEKRSSAKESRDKVEERLAISQGIDTIDSPECYTPDRSSQEGDPTFYSPISSDSDAPKESSVAEQCTTRKSLKTNEFINGEARFISASTISESKSPGETNNGAVMQKRSTNNDRISQSMMITCGEAK
- the Eb1 gene encoding microtubule-associated protein RP/EB family member 1 isoform X1, yielding MAVNVYATNMTSDNLSRHDMLAWVNDCLQSSFTKIEELCTGAVYCQFMDMLFPGSVPLKRVKFKTNLEHEYIQNFKILQGGFKKMNVDKIVPIDRLVKGRFQDNFEFLQWFKKFFDANYSGAEPYDALAMRGGEPMGSGGSNAPRGGSNMKRASPRDTVNSAKPAPRTTGEGQPSTMRADSTNILVNKVQPPYRAPPKTTVGNRGDNGKIEELSAQLVELKMSVEGLEKERDFYFGKLRDIEVMCQDCDNGGDPPPIIQKILEVLYATEDGFAPPEELEGDGLAPDDEEEY